One part of the Acidobacteriota bacterium genome encodes these proteins:
- the plsY gene encoding glycerol-3-phosphate 1-O-acyltransferase PlsY: protein MTTYIIIALVSYLLGSIPFGYLLVRLFLQQDIRETGSGNIGATNVARSGAKGLAIATLFLDVVKGAAAVVLGRMIYAQLQDYPRFKLLGAGTDEYYAFIGPLVLAGAVAALFSIVGHLFPVWLRFKGGKGVATGAGAFLVLAPKAVLVVLALFVIVLAIFRYVSLGSIAAAAAFPIAVYFLTDYGRYPLVILIVAISSLLIILKHHANIRRLLAGTEPKLGAKPTIPPPQEMEKQA, encoded by the coding sequence TTGACGACCTACATCATCATCGCGCTGGTCTCTTACCTGCTCGGCTCCATCCCCTTTGGTTACCTCCTCGTTCGCCTCTTCCTCCAGCAGGACATCAGAGAGACCGGCAGCGGCAACATCGGTGCGACCAATGTGGCGCGCTCGGGAGCGAAAGGGCTCGCAATCGCGACGCTCTTCCTCGACGTCGTCAAGGGTGCTGCCGCCGTTGTGCTTGGAAGAATGATTTATGCCCAACTCCAAGATTACCCGCGATTCAAGCTCCTCGGAGCGGGGACGGACGAGTACTACGCGTTCATCGGGCCGCTTGTGCTCGCGGGGGCGGTGGCGGCACTGTTTTCAATCGTTGGGCATCTCTTTCCTGTCTGGCTCCGCTTTAAAGGCGGCAAGGGAGTTGCGACCGGCGCCGGAGCGTTCCTTGTTCTGGCTCCCAAGGCCGTACTCGTCGTCCTGGCATTATTCGTGATCGTTCTCGCGATCTTCCGCTACGTGTCGCTCGGTTCGATCGCTGCCGCTGCGGCATTCCCGATCGCTGTTTACTTTCTCACCGATTATGGTCGCTACCCGCTTGTGATCCTGATCGTCGCAATCTCTTCCCTTCTTATCATCCTCAAACACCACGCCAACATCCGACGCCTGCTCGCTGGCACCGAGCCCAAGCTGGGTGCTAAACCCACAATCCCACCGCCGCAAGAGATGGAGAAGCAAGCATGA
- a CDS encoding competence/damage-inducible protein A yields the protein MNAEIIAIGSELLTPYRQDTNSLFLTDGLNALGIEVDFKSVVGDTREHLVNAARIAFGRADVILFMGGLGPTEDDLTRECVAEALGIELRRDPGLTGDLYKWFAGRRLKMPESNLKQADVLTGAVTLPNANGTAPGQWLETEWAGRKLVVVLLPGPPREIKPIFEEQVMVRLRAVSPGERIATRVLKVAMMGESACDEIAAKVYKKYHDIQTTILAGAGEVQIHLRGHAKTLELAKAKVDRLADELEDALEPHLFSSAGESLEQIVGYYLDMRGVTIATAESCTGGLVAERLTSVAGSSRYFLGGVVAYSNDLKTGFVDIPPALIEEHGAVSREIAVALAEGIRKRCASQLGLGVTGVAGPGGGSEEKPVGLVYCALADGKKTEVVQRNFPGDRERVRWYASQQALDMVRRKLSA from the coding sequence GTGAACGCCGAGATCATCGCCATCGGCAGCGAGCTGCTCACACCCTACCGCCAGGACACGAACTCCCTCTTCCTCACCGACGGGCTGAACGCGCTCGGCATCGAGGTGGACTTCAAGTCTGTGGTCGGCGATACGCGCGAGCATCTCGTCAACGCCGCCCGCATCGCCTTCGGACGCGCCGACGTCATCCTCTTCATGGGCGGCCTCGGCCCCACCGAAGACGACCTCACCCGCGAGTGCGTGGCAGAGGCGCTCGGCATCGAGCTGCGCCGCGATCCTGGTCTTACCGGCGACCTCTACAAGTGGTTCGCGGGACGGCGGCTGAAGATGCCGGAATCGAACCTCAAGCAGGCAGACGTGCTCACCGGCGCCGTCACTTTGCCCAACGCCAACGGCACCGCACCCGGCCAGTGGCTCGAGACGGAGTGGGCGGGACGCAAGCTGGTCGTCGTGCTTCTGCCCGGCCCGCCGCGCGAGATCAAGCCCATCTTCGAGGAGCAGGTCATGGTGCGGCTGCGCGCCGTCTCGCCGGGTGAGCGCATCGCCACGCGCGTGCTCAAGGTCGCGATGATGGGCGAATCGGCGTGTGACGAGATCGCCGCCAAGGTCTACAAGAAATACCACGACATCCAGACGACCATCCTCGCCGGCGCCGGCGAGGTGCAGATCCATCTTCGCGGGCACGCCAAAACGCTCGAGTTGGCGAAGGCGAAGGTCGACCGCCTCGCCGATGAACTTGAAGACGCGCTCGAGCCCCACCTGTTCTCGAGCGCCGGCGAATCCCTCGAGCAGATCGTCGGCTACTACCTCGACATGCGCGGCGTGACCATCGCGACGGCGGAATCCTGCACTGGCGGATTGGTCGCCGAGCGCCTCACCTCGGTCGCGGGCAGCTCGCGCTATTTCCTCGGCGGCGTGGTCGCCTACTCCAACGACTTGAAGACCGGCTTTGTGGATATCCCGCCGGCGCTCATCGAGGAGCACGGCGCGGTCAGCCGCGAGATCGCGGTCGCGCTGGCCGAAGGCATCCGCAAGCGCTGCGCATCACAGCTTGGGCTCGGCGTCACCGGCGTCGCCGGCCCCGGCGGCGGCAGCGAAGAGAAGCCCGTCGGCCTGGTCTATTGCGCGCTCGCTGACGGCAAGAAGACGGAAGTGGTGCAGCGGAATTTTCCCGGCGACCGCGAACGCGTCCGCTGGTATGCCAGCCAGCAGGCGCTGGATATGGTGCGCCGTAAGTTGAGTGCATGA
- the thpR gene encoding RNA 2',3'-cyclic phosphodiesterase has protein sequence MRLFVALDIDDSIRQRLSAYIAGLKQLAPNARWVPPESLHVTLKFIGEFPEPRLDELKRALTNVGGHPFELTLPHVGFFTPRSPRVFWAGIEAGIEAGYELKALATSIDSATSQLGVPQEDRDFTPHLTLARTGSGRPQGARSDRHKPEMFELKVRVEAMSPPDFGTMTAREFFLYHSKTSPQGAVYTKLQRFPLG, from the coding sequence ATGAGGCTCTTCGTCGCCCTCGACATCGACGATTCGATCCGCCAACGCCTCTCTGCCTACATTGCCGGACTGAAGCAGCTCGCCCCCAACGCAAGATGGGTCCCTCCGGAATCGCTGCACGTCACCCTGAAGTTCATCGGCGAATTTCCCGAGCCACGTCTCGACGAACTCAAGCGCGCGCTCACCAACGTCGGTGGCCATCCCTTCGAACTCACCCTCCCTCACGTCGGCTTCTTCACGCCCCGCTCGCCACGCGTCTTCTGGGCGGGGATAGAAGCCGGCATCGAAGCCGGCTACGAACTGAAGGCGCTCGCTACCTCCATCGACTCTGCGACCTCGCAGTTGGGCGTCCCACAAGAAGACCGGGATTTCACGCCTCACCTCACGCTGGCGCGCACCGGCTCGGGACGCCCGCAAGGCGCACGCTCCGATCGCCACAAACCGGAGATGTTTGAGCTCAAGGTCCGCGTCGAGGCGATGTCGCCACCCGACTTCGGTACAATGACCGCCCGAGAGTTCTTTCTGTACCACAGCAAGACGTCGCCACAGGGCGCCGTCTACACCAAACTCCAGCGCTTTCCGCTGGGCTAG